A window of the Mucilaginibacter sp. cycad4 genome harbors these coding sequences:
- a CDS encoding type II toxin-antitoxin system VapB family antitoxin, producing the protein MRTNVDINDELIAKAQKLGNIKTKKAVIEEALRLYVTIENQKKLAELWGKVELDDKAFE; encoded by the coding sequence ATGAGAACGAACGTTGATATTAATGATGAGCTAATAGCAAAGGCTCAGAAACTGGGTAATATAAAGACAAAGAAAGCTGTAATTGAAGAAGCTTTGAGATTATATGTTACAATTGAAAATCAAAAGAAGCTTGCTGAATTATGGGGGAAAGTCGAACTTGATGATAAGGCTTTTGAATAA
- a CDS encoding RNA polymerase sigma factor: MFLEPKYTIHQLIDRCRAGERKAQELLYKQFASKMLGVCMRYAADRMEAEDMLQNGFIRVFKKMDDYRGHGSFEGWVRRIMVHSSIEYYRKHHKMMQMVEIDEAGHEPSVNPIAAANLDAKVLMGMIQQLAPGYRIVFNLYALEGYSHKEIAEIVGITEGASKSQLSRARTILKEQIAKMEGKSYGYAG; the protein is encoded by the coding sequence ATGTTTTTGGAACCTAAATATACCATTCACCAATTGATAGACCGCTGCCGGGCAGGCGAGCGGAAGGCACAGGAACTGCTTTATAAACAGTTCGCCTCAAAAATGCTGGGGGTGTGTATGCGCTACGCCGCCGACCGCATGGAGGCCGAAGATATGTTGCAGAATGGCTTTATAAGGGTTTTCAAAAAAATGGATGACTACCGGGGCCACGGATCATTCGAGGGCTGGGTTAGGCGCATTATGGTACACAGTTCAATTGAATATTACCGCAAGCATCATAAAATGATGCAGATGGTGGAGATTGACGAAGCCGGGCATGAGCCATCTGTTAACCCGATAGCTGCGGCCAACCTGGATGCAAAAGTGCTGATGGGCATGATACAACAATTAGCACCGGGTTACCGGATCGTGTTTAACCTTTATGCGCTGGAAGGTTACTCGCACAAAGAGATTGCAGAAATCGTGGGCATTACCGAGGGTGCCTCTAAATCGCAGTTATCAAGGGCACGTACAATTTTGAAAGAACAAATTGCTAAAATGGAGGGCAAAAGTTATGGATATGCAGGATAA
- a CDS encoding outer membrane beta-barrel protein, whose product MKRLIFTIIICFAAGFVFAQSTPADSAKNTTDTTTTHNKHVKVKLGFGDDVPQVNINSNGPDTAYHAHKAPGFSFGVTFSRIDLGFATLIDNGSFTLSSKNKFLSYRQWKTSNFGFDVLQFGYRFNSSFKIYVSGGFDWTHIRLRNDITIQRNAPVLTYVQDSIHFSKNRFSSSYLRIPLSFYYRSHEDDRGNYFRLVAGPEIGILLNGRVKQISDENGKQKFNDDYHFAKLRKGVFVRMGYGIMGLYAKYYFNDMFENSPDQKGLRNFSFGLTFGF is encoded by the coding sequence ATGAAACGCCTTATTTTTACCATCATCATATGTTTTGCCGCGGGCTTTGTTTTTGCTCAAAGCACCCCTGCAGACTCTGCAAAAAACACCACGGATACTACCACCACCCATAACAAGCATGTTAAGGTAAAACTTGGCTTTGGCGATGATGTGCCGCAGGTAAACATTAACAGTAACGGACCTGATACCGCCTATCACGCACATAAAGCACCGGGCTTTTCATTCGGGGTAACCTTTTCAAGGATCGACCTTGGCTTTGCTACTTTGATTGATAACGGCAGCTTTACCTTGTCAAGCAAAAACAAGTTCCTGAGCTATCGCCAGTGGAAAACCAGCAACTTTGGTTTTGATGTGCTGCAGTTTGGCTACCGCTTTAACAGCTCCTTCAAAATTTACGTATCCGGCGGTTTCGACTGGACACATATCCGCCTCCGTAACGATATCACCATACAGCGTAACGCACCCGTGCTTACCTACGTTCAGGATAGTATCCACTTCAGCAAAAACCGCTTTTCATCAAGTTATCTGCGGATTCCCCTGTCATTTTATTACCGCAGCCACGAAGACGACCGGGGGAATTACTTCAGGCTGGTTGCCGGACCGGAGATTGGCATCTTGCTTAACGGGCGTGTAAAACAGATCAGTGACGAAAACGGCAAACAGAAATTCAATGACGACTATCATTTTGCGAAACTGCGCAAAGGTGTATTTGTGCGCATGGGTTACGGCATCATGGGCCTGTACGCCAAGTATTACTTCAACGATATGTTTGAGAACAGTCCCGATCAAAAAGGGTTGAGGAACTTCTCGTTTGGCTTGACGTTTGGCTTTTAA
- a CDS encoding ABC transporter ATP-binding protein yields MSEIPFLQAVAVSKIYPGKQQAGVKKTGLVIEPGKITAIIGESGSGKSTLLRLLYGLLSPDEGTVYFKGERIWGPEEKLIPGHDAMKMVTQHTDDLNLFAKVWDNVAAMLPATNLKAKQEKTERVLRQLNMLAMADKRVADLSGGEKQRVAIARAIITHPQVLLLDEPFNQVDTSFREGLQHDIRQIVKETGLTVIMVSHDPAEVLSMADELIVLNKGEIVEHGAPKSLYKHPKYLYTAQLLSNCNVLTAHEAHLCGIETSKEYAVIYPEQIKIKLIAAVKSWGVKQVLFKGFYEDLILEHGGIILRVLSEETGKYTEGDFVAVRVEKYLEY; encoded by the coding sequence ATGTCAGAGATTCCTTTTTTGCAGGCAGTTGCAGTAAGTAAAATATACCCGGGAAAACAACAGGCCGGTGTAAAAAAAACCGGACTGGTCATTGAGCCGGGCAAGATCACAGCTATAATCGGCGAAAGCGGCAGTGGTAAAAGCACTTTACTCCGGTTGTTATACGGTCTGCTTTCTCCCGATGAAGGTACTGTTTACTTTAAAGGCGAACGCATTTGGGGACCTGAAGAAAAGCTGATCCCCGGTCATGATGCCATGAAAATGGTAACCCAGCATACCGATGATCTTAACCTGTTTGCCAAAGTTTGGGATAACGTAGCAGCTATGCTCCCTGCTACCAATCTTAAAGCCAAACAGGAGAAAACCGAAAGGGTACTTAGACAATTGAACATGCTTGCCATGGCCGATAAGCGTGTAGCCGACCTAAGCGGCGGCGAAAAACAGCGCGTAGCCATTGCCCGGGCCATCATCACCCATCCGCAGGTATTACTGCTCGACGAACCGTTTAACCAGGTTGACACTTCATTCAGGGAAGGCTTACAGCATGATATCAGGCAGATAGTTAAAGAAACAGGATTAACTGTGATCATGGTATCACACGACCCAGCCGAAGTGCTGTCCATGGCCGATGAACTTATCGTACTTAATAAAGGCGAAATAGTGGAGCACGGGGCACCTAAATCATTATACAAGCACCCTAAATATCTTTATACAGCCCAACTTTTGAGCAACTGCAATGTACTTACTGCCCATGAAGCACACCTTTGCGGTATTGAGACATCAAAGGAATATGCCGTTATCTATCCTGAGCAGATCAAAATAAAGCTGATAGCCGCAGTAAAAAGCTGGGGTGTTAAGCAGGTACTGTTTAAAGGTTTTTATGAGGATCTGATCCTTGAGCATGGCGGTATTATTCTCCGGGTTTTGAGTGAAGAGACAGGAAAATATACTGAAGGGGATTTTGTGGCGGTAAGGGTGGAAAAGTATCTGGAATATTAG
- a CDS encoding histidine kinase translates to MNNGFDLMLNNVKLPRFWQHVIFWVIVSFFITTLYSFQTNFWVSFRNNLLYMPIQIAYYYAIAYWLVPRYVFEKRYVMFFLMLIPLVFACMFISRTIGIFFVAPYLIRVMHVTDADYIASTHRPFFEQLMDGQSLVNSFKGTNLFTGFVLAIKLFKMWYERKQAALEAELNALKAQVHPHFLFNTLNNLYSLSLNNSPKSPQAIIGLSDLLRYMLYECSDNEVSLEKEVFMMQQYVKLEKLRYEERIDINFTITGNLKDKTIAPLLILPFIENAFKHGTSEQVGATWINIDISVTVNHFKLKVANSKPEHPVEVGDTPGHIGLKNVTKRLNLLYPHNSRLKIVNEEDTFFVALDLDLKIIKQSAAQQMVTA, encoded by the coding sequence ATGAATAATGGTTTCGATCTGATGCTCAATAATGTTAAGCTGCCACGCTTCTGGCAGCACGTGATATTTTGGGTGATCGTATCGTTTTTCATCACGACGCTTTATTCTTTCCAAACTAATTTTTGGGTATCGTTTCGTAATAACCTTTTGTACATGCCCATTCAAATTGCTTACTACTATGCCATTGCCTACTGGTTGGTGCCTAGGTATGTTTTTGAAAAGCGGTATGTGATGTTCTTCCTGATGCTGATACCGCTTGTTTTTGCGTGTATGTTCATAAGCCGTACAATCGGGATCTTTTTTGTTGCCCCATACCTGATCCGGGTGATGCACGTAACTGATGCGGATTATATAGCATCTACCCATCGCCCGTTTTTTGAGCAACTAATGGACGGACAAAGCCTGGTAAACTCCTTTAAAGGCACCAACCTGTTCACGGGTTTTGTTTTGGCTATCAAACTATTTAAAATGTGGTACGAGCGTAAACAGGCTGCCCTCGAAGCCGAACTCAATGCACTGAAAGCCCAGGTACATCCGCATTTTTTATTTAATACGCTTAATAACCTTTACTCTTTAAGCCTCAATAACTCACCAAAATCGCCGCAGGCCATTATTGGCCTGTCGGACCTATTGCGGTATATGCTTTATGAATGCTCGGATAATGAGGTTTCATTGGAGAAGGAAGTGTTTATGATGCAGCAGTATGTAAAGCTCGAAAAACTTCGCTATGAAGAGCGCATTGATATCAACTTTACCATCACCGGTAATTTAAAAGATAAAACCATAGCGCCGTTGCTGATATTGCCGTTTATTGAAAACGCCTTTAAACATGGCACCAGCGAACAGGTTGGCGCCACCTGGATCAACATTGATATCAGCGTTACGGTAAACCACTTTAAGCTTAAAGTGGCCAACAGCAAGCCTGAGCACCCGGTTGAGGTGGGCGATACACCCGGGCATATCGGGTTAAAGAATGTTACCAAAAGGCTTAACCTGCTTTACCCTCACAACTCGCGCCTGAAGATCGTAAACGAAGAAGATACCTTTTTTGTGGCACTTGACCTCGACCTGAAAATCATAAAACAATCTGCTGCACAACAAATGGTAACCGCATGA
- a CDS encoding LytTR family DNA-binding domain-containing protein, producing the protein MKIRTLIVDDEPHAIEVLKNYLARFSEMEVTATCNDGIEAFRLLQQKPIDLMFLDIQMPGIKGTDLLKNLKNPPKVIFTTAHSEYALDGFELNAVDYLLKPISFERFLRAVDKIYQLNEHKGKPVITHEEPVSDTHTFIYLKVDRKTIKVNINDILWIESLRDYVKVVAVNNQVHITRQKISLLEEMLPESRFVRIHRSFIVALNKIDSFYAYSMDVAGHELPIGRNYKQDVQKKLKNERLQMG; encoded by the coding sequence ATGAAAATCCGCACACTTATAGTTGACGATGAACCACATGCCATTGAGGTGTTGAAAAACTATCTCGCGCGTTTTAGCGAAATGGAGGTTACCGCTACCTGCAATGACGGTATTGAAGCATTTCGCCTGTTGCAACAAAAACCTATCGATCTGATGTTCCTCGATATCCAGATGCCCGGAATAAAAGGGACTGATCTGTTAAAAAACCTTAAAAATCCGCCTAAAGTCATTTTCACTACCGCCCATAGCGAATACGCGCTTGATGGTTTTGAGCTGAACGCGGTTGATTATCTGTTAAAGCCAATCTCTTTCGAGCGTTTTCTACGTGCGGTAGATAAGATCTATCAATTGAACGAGCATAAAGGCAAACCTGTTATTACTCACGAAGAGCCAGTAAGCGATACACATACGTTCATTTATTTGAAGGTAGATCGTAAAACCATCAAGGTGAATATCAATGATATTTTATGGATAGAAAGCCTGCGCGATTATGTTAAAGTAGTGGCCGTAAACAACCAGGTTCATATCACCCGTCAAAAGATCAGCCTGCTTGAAGAGATGCTGCCCGAGAGCCGGTTCGTACGCATTCACCGGTCGTTTATAGTAGCGCTCAACAAAATAGATTCTTTCTATGCCTACAGCATGGACGTTGCCGGGCATGAACTGCCTATCGGCCGTAATTATAAGCAGGATGTTCAGAAAAAATTGAAGAATGAACGGTTGCAGATGGGGTGA
- a CDS encoding IS3 family transposase produces MKDMYTRISLVRLCRLLGITRQAYYQHFWQQEASGIEDTLILQEVVSIRQDHRAMGGRKLYEKLHPFLLDHGIKMGRDALFDLLSANGLLVKKRRRRHVTTWSGHRFNRWPNIIRSLEVVRPNQLWVSDITYWKVKEEHLYISLITDAYSHKVVGYHLADTLETIETIQALKMALKDLPEQLPEALIHHSDRGVQYCTESYVKLLQDRYIKISMTENGDPLENAVAERMNGILKEEYLKHHRPENKQQAKQLLDRAIELYNKHRPHFSIGLLTPQHVHDKSLLPQKLWKNYYRKNTNIVNVSQDITTLVNT; encoded by the coding sequence ATGAAAGACATGTATACAAGGATCAGCCTTGTACGATTATGTCGGTTACTTGGTATTACCCGTCAGGCCTATTATCAGCACTTTTGGCAACAAGAAGCATCTGGAATAGAGGATACACTTATATTGCAGGAGGTTGTCAGCATTCGCCAAGACCACCGGGCAATGGGTGGCAGGAAGCTTTATGAAAAGCTGCACCCTTTTTTGCTTGATCATGGCATTAAAATGGGACGGGATGCACTGTTCGACCTGTTGTCAGCTAATGGACTGTTAGTAAAGAAACGCCGCAGGCGGCATGTGACGACCTGGTCGGGTCACCGGTTCAACAGATGGCCGAATATCATACGCAGCCTGGAGGTCGTCAGGCCTAACCAACTGTGGGTAAGCGATATCACCTACTGGAAAGTAAAAGAAGAACATTTGTACATCAGTTTGATAACGGACGCTTATTCGCACAAAGTAGTTGGCTATCATTTGGCTGATACCTTAGAAACGATCGAAACGATACAGGCCTTGAAAATGGCTTTAAAAGACCTGCCTGAACAATTGCCGGAGGCACTTATACATCACTCGGACCGGGGAGTGCAATATTGCACAGAAAGCTATGTAAAGCTATTACAGGACAGATACATCAAGATCAGTATGACCGAGAACGGTGACCCATTAGAGAATGCCGTTGCTGAACGAATGAACGGCATTCTTAAAGAAGAATATCTTAAGCATCACCGGCCTGAGAATAAGCAACAAGCAAAACAATTACTGGATAGAGCTATCGAGTTGTATAACAAACACCGGCCACACTTCAGTATCGGTCTGCTAACGCCCCAACATGTGCATGATAAAAGCTTGCTACCTCAAAAATTGTGGAAGAACTATTATCGCAAAAACACTAACATTGTAAACGTATCACAGGACATCACTACACTTGTAAATACATAA
- a CDS encoding AAA family ATPase → MPLTLNTDQKAAFKAIQKFLDHPAADVFVLKGYAGTGKTFLMQHIAQWLKEKEKKFCMLAATGRAATVLRGKTGFSASTVHSELYNFDKIDGLDEETLAESSGAGIAGQMTLQFLTRPADSETTIYIVDEASMLSGAPTEGNNIAVFGSGILLQDFFQVASKSKIIFVGDPCQLPPVGQAFSPALDIDWLAKQQRFPVSVKLSKIERNKDDNDILVLAGAIRAMTESRERIKFPKIPASNLNNVKLHTTDDAMFSLYAANYKAAGPNSCLAIARSNKKVQMINRDMRRELFGSGYVPLQVGDVLLVTQNNYSVPLTNGDFVIVNELEEVQQKLGMKFQKVLVTALASGKEFKMLLSLDTLESLKGNLTNEQAKALMIDFNNQMKAKGYHQKSEPYKEAMREDPYLNCLKVSYGYAVTCHKAQGGEWNNVYLFLDKSMYGASYYELCKWWYTAVTRAKDELNLVNDWWIS, encoded by the coding sequence GTGCCCCTTACTTTAAATACAGATCAAAAAGCTGCATTCAAGGCAATCCAAAAATTTCTTGATCATCCGGCTGCTGATGTTTTCGTGCTGAAGGGTTATGCCGGTACAGGTAAAACCTTTTTAATGCAGCACATTGCACAATGGCTGAAGGAAAAGGAAAAGAAATTTTGCATGCTGGCAGCAACAGGCAGGGCGGCTACAGTTTTAAGGGGCAAAACAGGCTTTTCCGCCTCAACAGTTCACAGCGAATTATATAATTTTGACAAGATAGACGGTCTTGATGAAGAAACCCTGGCCGAAAGTTCAGGGGCTGGTATCGCCGGACAAATGACCCTGCAGTTTTTAACCCGCCCGGCAGATAGCGAAACCACCATTTATATTGTTGACGAGGCGTCGATGCTTTCGGGGGCACCGACCGAGGGAAATAATATCGCTGTTTTTGGGTCAGGTATCCTGTTGCAGGATTTTTTCCAGGTAGCCAGTAAAAGCAAGATCATTTTTGTTGGCGATCCCTGCCAGCTGCCGCCCGTAGGGCAAGCGTTTAGCCCGGCGTTAGACATTGATTGGCTGGCTAAACAGCAGCGTTTTCCGGTGTCAGTTAAGCTCTCAAAAATAGAACGCAATAAAGATGATAACGATATATTGGTTTTAGCAGGAGCTATCCGCGCCATGACCGAAAGCCGGGAACGGATCAAATTTCCTAAGATCCCGGCATCAAACCTTAACAATGTGAAGCTGCATACTACAGATGATGCTATGTTTAGCCTGTATGCAGCTAATTATAAAGCGGCTGGCCCCAATAGCTGCCTGGCCATAGCGCGGAGCAACAAAAAAGTACAAATGATAAACCGGGATATGCGCCGCGAGCTTTTTGGTTCGGGGTATGTGCCGTTGCAGGTTGGCGATGTGCTGCTGGTAACACAAAATAACTATTCGGTGCCGTTAACAAACGGAGACTTTGTTATCGTAAATGAGCTTGAAGAGGTGCAGCAAAAGCTCGGTATGAAATTCCAAAAAGTGCTGGTTACCGCGCTGGCCTCCGGGAAAGAGTTTAAGATGCTGCTTTCGTTAGATACACTTGAAAGTTTAAAGGGTAACCTCACCAACGAACAAGCCAAAGCGCTGATGATTGATTTTAACAATCAGATGAAGGCAAAAGGATATCATCAAAAGAGCGAACCATATAAAGAAGCCATGCGTGAAGATCCTTATCTCAATTGCCTCAAAGTTTCGTACGGTTACGCAGTTACCTGCCATAAAGCGCAAGGCGGCGAGTGGAACAATGTTTACCTGTTTTTAGATAAAAGCATGTACGGCGCATCCTACTATGAACTTTGCAAATGGTGGTACACCGCCGTTACCCGTGCAAAAGATGAATTGAATTTGGTGAATGACTGGTGGATTTCGTAG
- a CDS encoding M1 family metallopeptidase, which produces MKLKLMAGCSLAFMLAASVGYAQQPAPTTSTTPAGSVYDYHETFGPGFYTKNGTEFRAASGEPGAKYWQNRADYQLNAKLNDQTNEITGSEVLTYTNNSPQTLGFMWMQLDQNLFKLDSRGTAIVPPAGSRNWGRGEAFDAGYKIKSVKVAGQKGEYVDVKFLITDTRMQVFLPKEIAANGGQAKLKIEYSFVSPNYGSDRMGYLQTQNGKVYTIAQWYPRVCVYDDVMGWNTLPYSGPGEFYLEYGDFDLNITAPANHIVVASGELLNPQEVYTPEQLKRWAAAEKSESTVIIRSATEVTDPKSRPAGKTQLTWHFKIKNARDASWASSAAFIVDAAKMDLPSGKKSTAISAYPVESDGNDAWGRSTEYVKKSIEYNSSKWFEYPYPAATAVAGIVGGMEYPGIVFCGAKAKKASLWGVNDHEFGHTWFPMIVGSNERMYGWMDEGFNTFINTLSTANFNNGEYKGTRVPDMHATGAFFTRPDLEPIMSQPANLKERNTGTLLYSKPSAGLVLLREQILGPERFDFAFKTYINRWAFKHPTPDDFFRTIENAAGENLQWFWRGWFLNDWRLDVAVSDVKYVDNDPTKGSLITLDNLGKMAMPVILEIKTKGGKVDRIKLPVEIWERYASWTFKYPSIEEIESVTYDPDKVLPDYNQDNNVWKK; this is translated from the coding sequence ATGAAACTAAAACTGATGGCAGGTTGCAGCCTTGCCTTTATGTTGGCCGCAAGCGTGGGTTATGCCCAGCAGCCAGCGCCTACCACCTCTACCACACCCGCCGGTTCTGTTTACGATTATCACGAAACTTTTGGTCCTGGGTTTTACACTAAAAATGGTACCGAATTTCGCGCGGCAAGCGGTGAGCCTGGTGCTAAATACTGGCAAAACCGTGCCGATTATCAATTGAACGCCAAACTGAACGATCAAACCAACGAAATTACCGGTTCGGAAGTTTTAACTTATACCAACAACAGTCCGCAAACATTAGGTTTCATGTGGATGCAGCTTGATCAAAACTTATTTAAGCTTGATTCAAGAGGTACAGCCATCGTTCCCCCAGCCGGTAGCCGTAATTGGGGTCGCGGCGAAGCATTTGATGCCGGTTACAAAATTAAATCGGTAAAGGTTGCCGGCCAGAAAGGCGAATATGTTGATGTTAAATTCCTGATCACCGATACCAGGATGCAGGTTTTCCTTCCGAAGGAGATTGCAGCCAACGGCGGCCAGGCAAAGCTGAAAATCGAGTATTCATTCGTTTCTCCAAATTACGGATCTGACCGTATGGGCTACCTGCAAACCCAAAACGGTAAAGTATATACCATTGCGCAATGGTACCCGCGCGTATGTGTGTATGATGATGTGATGGGCTGGAACACCCTGCCGTACAGCGGCCCGGGCGAGTTTTACCTGGAATATGGTGACTTCGACCTGAATATTACAGCTCCTGCAAACCATATCGTAGTAGCCTCGGGCGAATTATTGAACCCACAGGAGGTATATACACCTGAGCAATTGAAACGCTGGGCAGCCGCCGAAAAAAGCGAAAGCACAGTGATCATCCGTTCGGCCACCGAAGTTACCGATCCCAAATCACGCCCGGCAGGTAAAACCCAGTTAACCTGGCATTTTAAAATTAAAAATGCCCGTGATGCTTCATGGGCTTCGTCAGCTGCATTTATTGTTGATGCCGCCAAAATGGATTTGCCAAGCGGTAAAAAATCAACTGCAATATCAGCCTACCCGGTTGAAAGCGATGGCAACGACGCATGGGGCCGCTCAACTGAATATGTTAAAAAATCTATTGAGTATAACTCGTCAAAATGGTTTGAGTACCCTTATCCTGCGGCTACAGCTGTTGCCGGTATTGTAGGCGGTATGGAATATCCGGGTATTGTATTCTGCGGAGCAAAAGCAAAAAAGGCAAGTCTGTGGGGTGTTAACGATCACGAGTTTGGCCACACCTGGTTCCCGATGATCGTAGGTTCAAACGAACGTATGTACGGCTGGATGGATGAAGGTTTTAACACTTTCATCAACACACTGTCTACCGCCAACTTCAATAATGGGGAATACAAAGGCACCCGTGTACCTGATATGCATGCTACAGGCGCTTTCTTTACCAGGCCCGATCTTGAGCCTATCATGAGCCAGCCGGCCAACCTGAAAGAAAGAAATACAGGTACTTTGCTTTACTCAAAACCAAGTGCCGGTTTAGTATTGTTGCGTGAGCAGATCTTAGGCCCTGAGCGTTTTGATTTCGCGTTTAAAACTTATATCAACCGCTGGGCATTTAAACACCCAACACCTGACGATTTTTTCCGTACCATTGAAAACGCGGCAGGCGAAAACCTGCAATGGTTTTGGAGAGGCTGGTTCCTGAACGACTGGCGCCTGGATGTTGCTGTAAGCGATGTGAAATATGTTGACAATGATCCAACCAAAGGCTCGCTGATCACCTTAGATAACCTGGGTAAAATGGCAATGCCGGTTATCCTGGAGATCAAAACCAAAGGCGGTAAAGTTGACCGTATAAAATTACCGGTTGAAATTTGGGAGCGTTACGCTTCATGGACATTCAAATATCCATCAATAGAAGAAATTGAATCAGTTACTTACGATCCGGACAAAGTATTGCCTGATTACAACCAGGACAATAACGTTTGGAAGAAATAG
- a CDS encoding phytanoyl-CoA dioxygenase family protein, giving the protein MITSNYPWIESPFFYKILETKNLTAEEKNLCIDYHENGFTTLSNFFPASLIDKVQQETEKKAFDANFPLKNYRDKQRVQDFWEVSEACRDLASYPPVLKLLELFYCRKPIPFQTLNFSVGTQQRAHSDTIHFSSLPAKFMCGVWVALEDITEENGPLFYYPGSHRLPEYNFSQIKASADSNNYGDYKEYEDFIEEIIEVNSFEKKVFHAKKGDVLIWSSNILHGGMPVLKADSSRWSQVTHYFFEDCYYYTPMLSNMVTDELFLRHNLTNIATGEKAEPNYNGQKLNYLKVNKTQYIFNTTENRKGLIKLLFKALFKKKR; this is encoded by the coding sequence ATGATAACATCAAATTACCCATGGATTGAATCCCCATTTTTTTACAAGATCCTGGAGACGAAAAACCTGACCGCTGAAGAAAAAAACTTATGCATCGATTATCATGAAAATGGCTTTACAACGTTAAGCAACTTTTTCCCTGCAAGCTTGATTGATAAAGTTCAACAAGAAACTGAAAAAAAAGCCTTTGACGCCAATTTTCCATTAAAAAATTATCGTGATAAACAAAGGGTTCAGGACTTTTGGGAGGTTTCAGAGGCGTGCCGTGACTTAGCTTCTTATCCTCCTGTTCTTAAACTACTGGAATTGTTTTACTGCAGAAAACCGATCCCGTTTCAAACATTAAATTTTAGTGTAGGAACACAACAAAGGGCTCATTCGGATACTATACACTTTAGTTCATTACCTGCAAAATTCATGTGCGGTGTATGGGTTGCGTTGGAGGACATAACAGAAGAAAATGGTCCATTATTCTATTATCCTGGCTCACACCGGCTGCCCGAATACAATTTTTCTCAAATCAAAGCAAGTGCTGATAGCAACAACTACGGCGACTACAAAGAATATGAGGACTTTATAGAAGAAATAATAGAAGTAAATTCATTTGAAAAGAAAGTATTTCATGCAAAAAAGGGAGATGTTTTAATTTGGTCGAGCAATATATTACATGGAGGTATGCCAGTTTTGAAAGCGGATTCATCAAGATGGTCACAGGTAACACATTACTTTTTTGAGGATTGTTATTATTATACACCAATGCTAAGCAATATGGTTACTGATGAACTTTTCTTAAGACACAATTTAACCAACATTGCAACAGGCGAAAAAGCTGAACCAAATTATAATGGCCAAAAACTTAACTATTTAAAAGTTAATAAAACCCAGTATATATTTAATACTACCGAAAACAGAAAAGGCCTAATTAAGTTATTATTTAAGGCCCTGTTCAAGAAAAAACGATAA
- a CDS encoding Spx/MgsR family RNA polymerase-binding regulatory protein: protein MKVYGITNCNTVKKALDWLKENKVAYDFQDFKKLGVSTEKLQEWDTKAGYEKFLNKQGLTWKQLDPIVKESIKTNTDALQLLQQKTSMIKRPVIEDNGFLFFGFDEKIYADHFLGK, encoded by the coding sequence ATGAAAGTTTACGGAATAACCAATTGCAATACAGTAAAAAAAGCCCTCGACTGGCTTAAAGAAAATAAAGTAGCTTATGATTTCCAGGATTTTAAAAAGCTGGGCGTAAGTACCGAAAAGCTGCAGGAATGGGATACTAAAGCAGGCTATGAAAAGTTCCTGAACAAACAAGGCCTCACCTGGAAGCAACTTGACCCCATAGTTAAAGAAAGCATCAAAACCAATACTGATGCACTGCAATTATTACAGCAAAAAACCAGCATGATTAAACGCCCGGTTATTGAGGATAATGGTTTCCTTTTTTTCGGCTTTGATGAAAAGATTTATGCCGATCATTTTTTGGGGAAGTAG